Proteins from a single region of Campylobacter concisus:
- a CDS encoding HD domain-containing protein, translating into MISAKLIEHIFKAASISRWNDYPKMTNLVELDKQAHKFIIAYFIAKQEQDADMNYIIEAGIFEFLSRVVVTDIRPDVFHHIQKTKKEQINSWVLSNLDSLISDIEDGEFLERFKSYFKSDKKHEKERLILKAASYLATRWEFSIVYQTSQFLSDIDELKAKVEEEMEDYYELIGVRKIAMNQKLARLVDLSGRLRFQKRWAQTPRIPETAVLGHMLVVAILSYFYSLKAKACKKRLENNFFCALFHDLPESLTRDIISPVKYGVKGLNEIISEYEMRLIDERILPFVPEKIKDEFSYILGIRKDGEKFIKDEFENRTYERKIICHEGTMENVNEDKFNPIDGKALKYCDKLSAYIEAGISISYGVKSKELTDGFNNMYKFFSEKPKIDGVDFLEICDDFNEHFGLERPPLR; encoded by the coding sequence ATGATAAGTGCTAAGCTTATAGAACATATCTTTAAAGCAGCATCTATATCACGTTGGAACGACTATCCAAAGATGACAAATTTAGTCGAGCTTGATAAGCAAGCTCATAAATTTATCATCGCTTATTTCATAGCAAAACAAGAACAAGACGCCGATATGAACTATATCATTGAGGCTGGAATTTTTGAGTTTTTAAGTAGGGTCGTAGTCACAGACATACGACCAGATGTCTTTCATCATATACAAAAGACAAAAAAAGAGCAGATAAATAGCTGGGTTTTAAGTAATCTTGATAGCCTTATTTCAGATATTGAAGATGGGGAGTTTTTAGAGAGATTTAAAAGTTATTTTAAAAGTGATAAAAAGCATGAAAAAGAACGCCTTATCCTAAAAGCAGCTAGCTATCTTGCCACTAGGTGGGAATTTTCTATCGTCTATCAAACGAGCCAGTTTTTAAGCGATATCGACGAGCTTAAGGCGAAGGTTGAGGAGGAGATGGAGGATTATTACGAGCTAATTGGCGTTAGAAAGATTGCTATGAATCAAAAATTAGCCCGCCTTGTTGATCTAAGTGGCAGGCTAAGGTTTCAAAAACGCTGGGCGCAAACTCCTCGTATCCCTGAAACTGCGGTCTTAGGACATATGCTAGTAGTTGCGATACTTAGCTATTTTTATTCACTAAAAGCAAAAGCTTGCAAAAAACGCCTAGAAAATAACTTCTTTTGCGCGCTATTTCACGACCTACCAGAGAGTCTTACAAGGGACATCATAAGCCCTGTAAAATACGGTGTAAAGGGGCTAAATGAGATCATTAGTGAGTATGAGATGAGGCTTATTGATGAGAGGATTTTGCCATTTGTACCGGAAAAGATCAAAGATGAGTTTAGCTACATCCTTGGCATCAGAAAAGATGGTGAAAAATTTATAAAAGATGAGTTTGAAAATAGAACTTACGAGCGTAAAATCATCTGCCACGAAGGGACGATGGAAAACGTAAATGAGGATAAATTTAACCCAATCGATGGCAAAGCGCTAAAATACTGTGACAAACTCTCAGCCTACATCGAAGCTGGAATTTCTATAAGCTACGGCGTCAAGTCAAAAGAGCTAACTGATGGCTTTAATAATATGTATAAATTTTTTAGTGAAAAACCTAAGATTGATGGAGTGGATTTTTTAGAAATTTGTGATGATTTTAATGAGCATTTTGGTTTAGAAAGACCCCCTCTCAGATAA
- the dnaN gene encoding DNA polymerase III subunit beta: MKVLINKNMLESIVTNTNPYLEKRDLSAITSHIYISAKDGVLNIKATDHEIGLAYKLSNVKIVDEGYATANGKKLLDIIKSLKDEEVMLETVNNYLYIKQKNSKYKLPMYKFEDFPEFPTIEGKSKFDVDAVMLGRSLKKILPSIDSNNPKFELNGAFLDIKQDFINIVGTDTRRLSVFRFQTPTEKEFSLIIPKKAINEIQKLFFDKIEIYYDENILIAQSQNFEFFTKLINGKFPDYERVIPKEVRKRLQLSRDKMIEGIKTISMLSDTMKISFAKDNITFESVIEDNSEAKTTIDYQTGLELGDEFFIGIKNRYLLDFLSSIEDENFELGFNESSLAFVVNSKELTTVIMPINL, translated from the coding sequence ATGAAGGTTTTAATAAACAAAAATATGCTTGAAAGCATAGTAACAAATACAAATCCATATCTTGAAAAAAGAGATCTTAGTGCTATAACTTCTCACATTTATATCTCAGCAAAAGATGGTGTTTTAAACATAAAAGCAACTGATCATGAAATAGGTTTAGCATACAAGCTAAGTAATGTAAAAATCGTTGATGAAGGTTACGCAACTGCAAATGGCAAAAAACTACTTGACATTATAAAAAGTCTAAAAGATGAAGAAGTAATGTTAGAAACTGTAAATAACTATCTTTACATAAAACAAAAAAACTCAAAATATAAACTTCCAATGTATAAATTTGAAGATTTTCCTGAATTTCCAACGATTGAAGGTAAATCAAAATTTGACGTTGACGCTGTTATGTTAGGAAGAAGTTTAAAGAAAATTTTACCAAGTATTGATAGTAATAACCCAAAATTTGAACTAAATGGTGCTTTCCTTGATATTAAACAAGACTTTATAAATATCGTTGGTACTGATACAAGAAGACTTAGTGTATTTAGATTTCAAACACCAACAGAAAAAGAATTTTCACTAATAATCCCTAAAAAAGCTATCAATGAAATACAAAAACTATTTTTTGACAAGATAGAAATTTACTATGATGAAAATATCCTAATCGCTCAAAGTCAAAATTTTGAATTTTTCACAAAACTTATAAATGGCAAATTTCCAGATTACGAGCGTGTAATACCAAAAGAGGTAAGAAAAAGGCTTCAGCTAAGTAGAGATAAGATGATAGAGGGTATAAAAACTATCTCAATGCTAAGTGATACAATGAAAATATCTTTTGCAAAAGACAATATAACATTTGAAAGTGTTATAGAAGATAACTCTGAAGCAAAAACTACGATAGATTATCAAACTGGTTTAGAGCTTGGAGATGAATTTTTCATAGGTATAAAAAATAGATATCTACTTGACTTTTTAAGTAGCATAGAGGATGAAAATTTTGAGCTTGGATTTAATGAAAGCTCACTAGCATTTGTTGTAAATTCAAAAGAATTAACAACAGTAATAATGCCGATAAATTTATAA
- the gyrB gene encoding DNA topoisomerase (ATP-hydrolyzing) subunit B, with protein sequence MENNYGAENIKVLKGLEAVRKRPGMYIGDTNISGLHHMIYEVVDNSIDEAMAGYCDTIDVELTREGSAIISDNGRGIPVDMHPTEKISAATVVLTVLHAGGKFDKDTYKVSGGLHGVGVSVVNALSKKLVVNIKRDGKLHRQEFAKGIPQSDLEVIKTTNRTGTQVEFWPDDSIFEVTEFDDEILVKRFRELAYLNPKITINFKDQRNGRSESFHFEGGLESFVTDMNKANAVSKAVSFSGGEDDVLVDFALLYNDTYSENLLSFVNNIKTPDGGTHEAGFRAGLTRVITNYVQANAAAREKDTKITGEDIREGLIAVVSVKVPEPQFEGQTKGKLGSSYVKPIVQKMVFDVLTKYFEENPIEARAIMDKALMAARGREAAKKARDLTRKKESMSVGTLPGKLADCQSKDPVISELYLVEGDSAGGSAKQGRDRVFQAILPLKGKILNVEKARLDKILKSDEIKNMITALGCGIGDEFDAEKLRYHKIIIMTDADVDGSHIQTLLLTFFFRFLNKVVENGHIYLAQPPLYRYKKGKKEIYLKDEKALNEFLIETGIEGVDIEGIGSADLIDFLKIVAAYRSVLKELEKRFNVLSAIRYMIENPDIVSKSYNEIFEILRDFLKAEGHNILNHYVSEDEVRIYVQTESGLEELVVNENLFTNPLYEEALYISQKIKERGLDLHSDVIDVLDEVEKNAKKGAYIQRYKGLGEMNPEQLWETTMNPENRRLLKIDINDAISASDTFNLFMGDEVEPRRNYIQDHAKDVKHLDI encoded by the coding sequence ATGGAAAATAATTACGGCGCAGAAAATATCAAAGTACTAAAAGGGCTTGAGGCGGTCAGGAAACGCCCAGGCATGTATATAGGTGATACTAATATAAGCGGTCTTCACCATATGATCTACGAAGTCGTTGATAACTCTATTGACGAAGCGATGGCCGGATACTGCGATACGATAGATGTTGAGCTTACACGTGAGGGCTCAGCGATCATCAGCGATAATGGCCGTGGTATCCCAGTGGATATGCACCCAACTGAAAAAATTTCAGCTGCGACTGTTGTTTTGACAGTGCTTCACGCTGGTGGTAAATTTGACAAGGACACTTATAAAGTCTCTGGCGGTCTTCACGGCGTTGGTGTATCTGTCGTAAATGCCCTTTCTAAAAAACTAGTCGTAAATATTAAACGTGACGGCAAGCTTCATAGACAAGAATTTGCAAAAGGTATCCCACAAAGCGATCTTGAAGTGATAAAAACTACAAATCGCACAGGCACACAAGTCGAGTTTTGGCCAGATGATAGCATATTTGAAGTGACTGAATTTGATGATGAAATTTTAGTAAAAAGATTTCGCGAGCTAGCCTATCTAAACCCAAAGATAACTATAAATTTTAAAGATCAAAGAAATGGCAGAAGCGAGAGCTTTCATTTTGAGGGTGGACTTGAGAGCTTTGTAACTGATATGAACAAGGCAAATGCTGTCAGTAAAGCAGTATCATTTAGTGGCGGCGAAGATGACGTGCTTGTTGATTTTGCACTACTTTACAACGACACTTATAGTGAAAATTTATTAAGCTTTGTAAATAACATCAAAACTCCAGATGGTGGTACACACGAGGCTGGATTTAGAGCAGGCCTTACAAGAGTTATCACAAACTACGTTCAAGCAAATGCTGCTGCACGTGAAAAAGATACAAAGATAACTGGCGAAGATATCCGCGAGGGGCTTATCGCAGTTGTGAGCGTAAAGGTGCCAGAGCCGCAGTTTGAGGGACAAACAAAGGGCAAACTAGGCTCAAGCTACGTAAAACCTATCGTTCAAAAGATGGTTTTTGACGTGCTTACAAAGTATTTTGAAGAAAATCCTATCGAAGCAAGAGCGATAATGGATAAAGCTCTAATGGCAGCTCGTGGTCGCGAGGCCGCTAAAAAAGCTAGGGATCTAACTCGCAAAAAAGAGAGCATGAGCGTAGGCACGCTCCCTGGCAAACTAGCTGATTGTCAGAGTAAAGATCCAGTCATAAGCGAGCTATACCTAGTGGAGGGCGACTCTGCGGGCGGTTCAGCAAAGCAGGGGCGTGATAGGGTTTTTCAAGCGATATTGCCGCTTAAGGGTAAAATTCTAAACGTTGAAAAGGCAAGACTGGATAAAATTTTAAAGTCTGACGAGATAAAAAATATGATAACAGCGCTAGGATGTGGCATCGGAGATGAATTTGACGCTGAGAAGCTTAGATATCATAAGATCATCATCATGACCGATGCTGACGTCGATGGTAGCCACATCCAGACACTACTTTTAACCTTCTTCTTTAGATTTTTAAATAAAGTTGTAGAAAATGGTCACATCTACCTAGCTCAGCCGCCACTTTACCGCTATAAAAAAGGTAAGAAAGAAATTTATCTAAAAGATGAAAAGGCATTAAATGAATTTCTTATCGAAACTGGTATCGAAGGTGTTGATATAGAGGGTATCGGTAGTGCTGATTTGATTGATTTTTTAAAGATCGTTGCAGCTTATAGAAGCGTCTTAAAAGAGCTTGAAAAACGCTTTAACGTCCTTTCAGCGATCCGCTATATGATAGAAAATCCAGACATCGTCTCAAAAAGCTACAATGAAATTTTTGAAATTTTAAGAGACTTCTTAAAAGCTGAAGGTCATAACATCCTAAACCACTACGTTAGCGAAGATGAGGTTAGAATTTATGTGCAAACTGAAAGCGGCTTAGAAGAGCTTGTGGTAAATGAAAATTTATTCACAAATCCACTTTATGAAGAGGCGCTTTATATTAGCCAAAAGATAAAAGAGCGCGGCCTAGACTTGCATAGTGATGTTATAGACGTGCTTGATGAAGTAGAGAAAAATGCGAAAAAAGGTGCATATATCCAGCGCTACAAAGGTCTTGGTGAGATGAACCCTGAACAGCTTTGGGAGACTACGATGAACCCTGAGAACAGAAGACTTTTAAAGATCGATATAAACGACGCTATAAGCGCTTCTGATACGTTTAATCTCTTCATGGGCGATGAGGTCGAGCCAAGAAGAAACTACATCCAAGACCACGCAAAAGACGTTAAACACTTGGATATTTAA
- the queF gene encoding preQ(1) synthase has translation MSEEMKYGEKILKEFDVESDLEVWENKQTRDYVIKITLPEFCCLCPRSGYPDFATIYLEYIPNKLVVELKAIKLYINSFMNRNISHEDSINEIYSVLEKKLEPKFMKIVGDFNPRGNVHTVIEISSDLVVKKPAEEKEFAPKSRERSFSDKPRERRSTSDRGSSRGSRDDKFKKDDKPRRSSNKEGFRKISYADDKKPKVVKKDK, from the coding sequence ATGAGCGAAGAGATGAAGTATGGTGAGAAAATTTTGAAAGAATTTGACGTAGAGAGTGACCTTGAGGTCTGGGAAAATAAGCAAACAAGAGACTATGTCATAAAGATCACTCTGCCTGAGTTTTGCTGCCTTTGCCCTCGCTCTGGTTATCCTGACTTTGCGACGATATATCTTGAATACATCCCAAATAAGCTAGTTGTCGAGCTAAAAGCGATAAAGCTTTATATAAATAGCTTTATGAATCGCAATATCAGCCACGAAGATAGTATAAATGAAATTTACTCTGTTTTAGAAAAAAAACTTGAGCCTAAATTTATGAAGATAGTTGGTGACTTTAACCCACGTGGAAATGTTCATACGGTTATTGAAATAAGCTCTGATCTAGTTGTAAAAAAGCCAGCTGAAGAGAAAGAATTTGCTCCAAAAAGTAGGGAGAGAAGTTTTAGCGATAAGCCACGTGAGAGACGAAGTACAAGTGATCGTGGCAGCAGCAGGGGCAGCAGAGATGATAAATTTAAAAAAGATGACAAGCCAAGAAGAAGCTCAAACAAAGAGGGCTTTAGAAAGATAAGCTATGCCGATGATAAGAAGCCAAAAGTAGTCAAAAAGGATAAATAA